The sequence below is a genomic window from Lycium ferocissimum isolate CSIRO_LF1 chromosome 9, AGI_CSIRO_Lferr_CH_V1, whole genome shotgun sequence.
ATTGATGCTGTTAATCTCAAATGCTTTGCCTTCAGAGGAGCATCGAAGTCCATCTGCTTCAAGAACGCCCCTATGCTTAGGAAAGCTAATGTGTATCTTACTTCACCCGCTTCAGCGGATGCATCCCCTGTTTGTTCCAATCTTACAAAATTCTTCTGTTACATGCCTCGCCTAATGGAACTGGATATAGGTGGTTTTTTATTGAAGGTAATGAGCATTTGTGGTATTAGTTATTATAGTTTAGTGAAGTTTGGCACTTATTATAACCAAATGATGCATCTGATTTGTATCTTTAACAATTTTTTCACATGCTTCTAGTACTTGACGATGGGAGGTCTGCCGGAGAACGCTCTGACTACTCTGAACAATGTCAAATCTCTTAGAATTGGGGGAATGTTATTTAGGACCGTTGAGGAGGTTTCATGTGTTATTTACTTGATTTCAAGCTGCCCCAAATTACAGGAGTTGACTATTGAATGTGTAATCACTCTCTCCTTTTTTTCCCATTAAGGTGATTTAATTTTTGTCGTGTGAACCCAGGCTGACCACTTCCTGATATTCTTTAGGAAACAATGAACACAATGAACGATGTTGCCGAACCTATTGTACAATTCTTACGAGACCAATCAAGCTTGTGTGGTGTTGTGAAGATACTTCAAAgagtgtatatgtgtatgttcaGTGGTCTTGAGATGGAAATTGAATTTGTGAGGTCTATATTAGCATATGCACCTGTACTTGAGGAAATTTCCATTTGGAATTATTCATGTCTCCTCATTCAGACGGGTAAGCAACTGACGGATAAGATGAAACAATTCCACCAAGCATCACCCAATGTTGAAATCATAGTTGATGAAGTTGATGTAGAAGATTAGTATTAGTTTTTGTTGATGGTGCAAGAGAGGgatcttttattattattggtttttgttttgtttgtggaGCTATTGCAGCAATTCTTGAGTTTGGATTTGCCTGTTATGCACTGTTTGTGTTGCCTAAGATACTTATATAAATCTAATTAATGGAAAAGGGTCATATTTGCCCCTCTATTTTCTAAAGTTATTCATATATCTTGAGTATTTGACTATATATTAGCCAACCATTACCCTTTTGAACAAATTTGGCCCTCAACCATTAGAGACTCGGTACCTACGAATTAAAAAGACATGTGGAGGGCCATATACACATTTGTATATGCCCGATAGCTTTTACTCAAACCCAAACCCCTTATTTGAAAGCATAACTTACTTAATGCTAGTGAATAACATTTAATTTGATTCTATTCTACTTTCTTTTCAGTGTCGGTTACCATCTCGAATTTTCTCATTAGAGAAGAAGTAGGTTGTTTGGATTGGGGCTTAGGTGGTACATTTGAGGATGCTTAGGTGGAACAAGTTCTAGGGGAATTGGTGAGAGTTGAACCTCCTCGTATTTTCACCAATTTAGCAAATTAGAGTAAGAAAATCTCTTATTTTTAAGAGAGTATAGTGATTTCCAAAAGGTTTATAGGAATTCAATTCGAGTGGGGGCCTAAAAGAGaggacccaaaaaaaaaaaaaaaaattcttcaacaaTAAATTAGTATTATTTATAGTACCACTGTTTTCCTTGGTAATTTTTGtctttcctctctttctttaggggtgtcaatggtacggttcgagcggttattttataaaaattataacataccgatttttcggttattttatttagtataacCAAAATTATTAGACTTTTCGAAACCGTCCCATCATCTCGGTTTTTCTTCGAtatcggtacggttcggttaattttcggtatctttttaaaaacaaaaacttcatgtaaaaatcattagtaaaaGTTAGAATAAAATACCATGCATACTCCGGTTGGACTTTGACACAAACTCTCTAGACATTTTTACTGTTTAAAAAGTGATGActcaagaaaacatgaaagacgACAAGAAAGAGATTGATCTCACTATTTTACGATAGTGTAAAACAATGTTAAGCAAAGAAAAAGatataatttaaatcacacAAGTGGAAGAAATCAATCAAGATGAGACTCAAGAATTGAGTCTACTAAGATTAAGTATTCAATAagagaaatataatttaaatcatACGAGAGAAAGATATCTAATATCTTGTAGTTCGCTATCCAAAATCATTCTATTACCTTGTAGCTTACATGTTAATTATTGAGATCCCAGAACCAATTTAGTTTTAATATATAGAAGTAGTATAATAGGTTTCAGTGTTAGTACCTTGGGTGTTAATTATGTTACCTGCTAATAGTTGTTTCCATCACCCCAGGCCCAAGGTgaaaattttagtattttattattttgaaacttattatctaaaatatatttacatataaatatattctGTACGATTTGGTATCTTttcggtttatttttataaaaataaaaaccaatCTAATTATACAGTAAGGTTTTAAATTTATGTAAAAACCGTCagttttcttaaagaaaatgTAAAAATCGGTTCGGTACGGTCGGTTAAGTCGGTTTCTTAAAAACTATTGACACCccttttctttcattctttttttttccttacatacatatatgcccCTCCCACGTAGGTTTTATTGTCGTGACCATCTCTAAGCGATTTCTATAAAGTCAATCGTCCTTTTTATGTAAACCAAGCTACGATTGCGTAGCACGATAATGCCATGTAAATTGTATtgtaaagttgcataaaaaaaggaaattattgtATAAACACAATTGATGTAATAACATTAATAAAAGACAAGTGTTCTGAATCAAAACACATTTTTTAAGCATCGGAATGGTTAATTAGATTGTAACCTAAAGGAAATATGCATATTAACTAACAATTAAATCCTTGCGAATAAATCCAATCGTACTCAATAGTCAATACCAGCACATTATCATAAAACACCAAAAACATtagaagcaaaaaagaaaaatatatgtactACTTTGTTACTAAATTAGGAAGCACTATAAATTAGAGGCAAACTAAACATAACTTTTAAACCCTAAAGATGTAAAAACAACACGTGATATGCAATTAATCAGATGATtgtgttcattttttttataaaaaaaaaatcagatgaTTGTGTGTTTAGAACTTATCTCAGTAATTAAATTGTAACCTAATATGACCTTTAACATATTCTTGCGGCAAAGATAAATGTGCCAATGAAACTCTATATAAAAGGTGGTTCAAAGATTTCTTTTTCATGTAATATTCCTATAATGACTTATAAGGATCGAATTCAAGAACGAGTAAGACATAATAGCCAAAATAGCTAAAAAGTTGAACTTAGAATTAATAGTTGTTCTTTTAGGTTTAAGACATatgttcaaaaagaaaaaggattagaGCTCATTAATGAAAATTGCTCAATATTtgcattttatatttatattcgtAAAATAATATAGAAGATTATTTTTCTATCAATAGCTGTTAGGACATTTTAGTTTTTCTATTTTAGCAGAAAATGCTTACCATCACCTTTTCACCGAACAAACTAGCTGCTTGTTATTAGTTTCAACAATTCTATCCAAATACGTAACTGATTCTTATAAACTCAATTCCAGCACCTAAAAGTATTTTTCAGAACTTGATGCTTATCTACAACCTTTAACCCGCTAATCCAAATGGATCATTATTACTCACCCAAGCCCCACACAAAATTACTACAACATTTGAAACAGAACTAGACAGCTCTCAAAGATTATTGTGATGTTTTGTTTTTGCCAAGGCTTCGGGGGAATGAATCTTGATCTATTGTGTGCTTGTTTGCctaaactttcaaaatcttctTATTTggaaaagtactttttgtttAACTAAAAAGAACTATATGATAGTATCAATCTGTGTTTGACCGGATCAATTGAGAAGCACTTTTGTTTGTATCGTAGAAGTATGCTTTTGGCCAGTCTTTCGCAAAGTGGCTTTGAGCTCTAAATTGCGGAGAAGACGTGCCAAAATTCACTTTACTGCTAAATTTTGAAGATTGTCCACGTTTTGATCTATGTTTACTAGTTTGCATAAAGACAGAGATGCGTGTGTCTGTGACTTATCAATGGAAAGTCAAGATTTCTTACATCATGTTGCTCCCGTAACTATCACTGCCTTTTCCTTTAGACGATGGGGGAATATATGAAGAAACTCATAGTTAGATGCAAAATTTACAAATctgaaaacaagaagaaaattaaTGAAACAAAAAGAGACTATGAAAAGCAACTCAAAAGTTAAGGTAGCTTTGAGTGGACT
It includes:
- the LOC132069334 gene encoding F-box/FBD/LRR-repeat protein At1g13570-like, producing MKSARRSGVDKISNLPCNVLDGILGCLSLKDAVKTSILSKNWRYNWVTRTELDFDYHLFRSLAHEQEANTIIYQVLLLHKGPILNFILSGSNLISFPEIDHWILFLSKKNVQKFTLQIYSRNSYHLPSHLFTFKQLRHLELGMCLFHPPPGFKGFEKLINLDLKDVTFVPAVLKNLISRSPLLERLRLCWCTNFDTLEIDAVNLKCFAFRGASKSICFKNAPMLRKANVYLTSPASADASPVCSNLTKFFCYMPRLMELDIGGFLLKYLTMGGLPENALTTLNNVKSLRIGGMLFRTVEEVSCVIYLISSCPKLQELTIECETMNTMNDVAEPIVQFLRDQSSLCGVVKILQRVYMCMFSGLEMEIEFVRSILAYAPVLEEISIWNYSCLLIQTGKQLTDKMKQFHQASPNVEIIVDEVDVED